From Chelatococcus sp. YT9, a single genomic window includes:
- a CDS encoding M23 family metallopeptidase encodes MNLRWLVGSVLTGFSGAALLGAAIYIALQGETSFAAMPQTVGAQAIRPASGDAANEIRRGDKLVRTQSYIAAKQSFKAPMTIRVADREVIKVRSFVRLATNLSLTSGAYATDIPAFNPQKLFAEDGPGDEQVAEPAPETTDADVSLVKSDLSGVRVADGAPHLSDDEAIVQVEEDVRAAEEAGSRPALPMPAQLMLTRALGQAGPSMGALAYASPTDTPFSGLDVRVIPENVTIAPKVDPMKPASGPRTEERLIVMKRDETLEQILRANGAAPDTIKAIIAALGTDKARALGEGQQIKLLLAPLTAEDKKATVVRVTLLDERTTQAIVAVNDQGRYVPVDIPQEAVASAEPTEDGEEDGEEDNGSGTRLYESLYETALKNEIPASVVAELVRVFASDVDFQHRVDPGNSVEIFYGEGEDSDAQRPEILYASLTIGGETKRIYRFQSPEDNSIEYLDEEGRSLKKFLIRKPISSGIMRSGFGMRYHPILHYSKMHTGVDWADKIGTPILAAGDGVILKAGWSSGYGRRIEIQHSNGYVTTYNHQSAFARGIKPGMRVRQGQVIGYLGATGLATGPHLHYEVMVNGHFVNPLKIKLPRSRELDGSLLAEFRRQRDQTRELLTKASPAGKLAQAGQ; translated from the coding sequence ATGAATCTGCGCTGGCTCGTCGGCAGCGTACTAACTGGCTTCAGCGGGGCTGCCCTCCTCGGCGCCGCCATATATATAGCTTTGCAGGGCGAGACCTCGTTCGCCGCGATGCCCCAGACCGTCGGCGCTCAGGCAATCCGGCCCGCCTCCGGCGACGCGGCCAATGAGATCCGCCGCGGCGACAAGCTCGTGCGCACGCAGAGTTACATCGCCGCCAAACAGTCCTTCAAAGCGCCCATGACCATTCGCGTTGCGGATCGCGAGGTCATCAAGGTGCGCTCCTTTGTCAGGCTGGCGACCAACCTGTCCCTCACCAGCGGCGCCTATGCCACGGATATTCCCGCCTTCAATCCGCAAAAGCTGTTCGCAGAGGACGGCCCCGGCGACGAGCAGGTGGCCGAGCCAGCTCCCGAAACCACGGACGCCGACGTATCGCTGGTCAAGTCTGACCTGAGCGGCGTCAGGGTTGCAGATGGCGCCCCCCACCTGAGCGACGACGAAGCGATCGTCCAAGTCGAGGAGGACGTGCGCGCCGCCGAAGAAGCAGGGTCCCGTCCGGCCTTGCCCATGCCGGCTCAGCTCATGCTGACACGCGCGCTCGGACAAGCTGGTCCCAGCATGGGCGCCTTGGCCTATGCGAGCCCGACGGACACACCCTTCTCCGGCCTCGATGTTCGGGTTATCCCGGAGAACGTCACGATTGCCCCCAAGGTCGATCCGATGAAACCTGCTTCCGGACCGCGCACCGAAGAGCGGCTCATCGTCATGAAGCGGGACGAGACGCTGGAGCAGATCCTGCGAGCCAATGGCGCGGCCCCCGATACCATCAAGGCGATCATCGCGGCGCTCGGGACGGACAAGGCGCGCGCCCTCGGTGAGGGCCAGCAGATCAAGCTGTTGCTCGCCCCCCTCACCGCCGAAGACAAGAAAGCTACTGTCGTGCGCGTCACCCTCCTCGACGAGCGCACCACGCAGGCAATTGTCGCGGTGAATGATCAGGGACGCTACGTGCCCGTGGATATCCCGCAAGAGGCGGTCGCCAGCGCGGAGCCCACCGAGGATGGCGAGGAGGATGGCGAGGAGGACAACGGCTCCGGCACGCGCCTCTACGAAAGCCTGTACGAGACCGCCCTCAAGAATGAGATTCCGGCGTCCGTCGTCGCCGAGCTTGTGCGTGTCTTCGCGTCAGACGTCGACTTCCAGCACCGGGTCGATCCCGGCAATTCTGTTGAGATCTTCTACGGCGAAGGCGAGGATTCGGACGCGCAGCGGCCAGAGATCCTTTACGCCTCGCTGACGATCGGCGGTGAGACGAAGCGCATCTACCGTTTCCAGTCCCCGGAAGACAATTCAATAGAGTATCTGGACGAGGAAGGGCGCTCGCTCAAGAAGTTCCTGATCCGTAAACCGATTTCCTCCGGCATCATGCGGTCAGGCTTCGGCATGCGCTATCATCCCATCCTGCACTATTCGAAGATGCATACGGGTGTGGACTGGGCAGACAAGATCGGCACGCCGATTCTTGCTGCGGGCGACGGCGTGATCCTGAAGGCAGGCTGGTCATCGGGCTATGGCCGCCGCATCGAAATCCAGCATTCGAACGGCTACGTCACCACATATAATCACCAGTCCGCATTTGCCCGCGGCATCAAGCCCGGCATGCGCGTCCGCCAGGGGCAGGTTATCGGCTATCTCGGCGCAACCGGCCTCGCCACCGGTCCGCACCTGCACTACGAGGTCATGGTCAACGGGCATTTCGTGAACCCCCTGAAGATCAAGCTGCCGCGCAGCCGCGAACTCGACGGCTCGCTTCTCGCGGAGTTCCGGCGCCAGCGCGACCAGACACGCGAGTTGCTGACGAAGGCCTCCCCCGCAGGCAAGCTCGCGCAGGCCGGCCAGTAA